In the genome of Flavobacteriales bacterium, one region contains:
- the nqrE gene encoding NADH:ubiquinone reductase (Na(+)-transporting) subunit E has product MEVLNIFIKAIFIDNMIFAFFLGMCSYLAVSKSVKTAIGLGAAVIFVLGMTVPLNYLLENYLLKPGALSWLLGEKEAAGIDLSFLSFILFIAVVAAFVQLVEMSVEKFLPALYGALGIFLPLIAVNCSILGGALFMQERQYPSILHATSFAVGSGIGWAIAIILLAAIRERIRYSHVPAPLRGLGISFILTGLMGIAFMSFMGIKF; this is encoded by the coding sequence ATGGAAGTTTTAAATATATTCATCAAGGCGATCTTCATCGACAATATGATTTTCGCTTTCTTCTTGGGAATGTGCTCATACCTCGCCGTTTCTAAGTCAGTTAAAACAGCAATCGGGTTAGGAGCTGCAGTTATTTTCGTATTGGGAATGACTGTTCCTTTGAACTACCTGCTCGAAAATTACCTTCTAAAACCAGGAGCTTTATCGTGGTTATTGGGAGAAAAAGAAGCAGCAGGAATTGATTTGAGTTTCTTATCCTTCATTCTTTTTATTGCCGTTGTTGCAGCATTTGTACAATTAGTGGAAATGTCAGTAGAAAAATTCCTTCCTGCATTGTATGGTGCACTGGGTATCTTCCTTCCGCTGATTGCCGTAAACTGCTCCATTCTCGGTGGTGCGCTCTTTATGCAGGAGCGTCAATACCCAAGCATTTTACACGCTACTTCATTTGCGGTTGGAAGTGGAATAGGATGGGCCATTGCCATTATCCTCCTTGCTGCCATTCGTGAGCGTATTCGTTATTCTCATGTTCCTGCACCGTTACGCGGATTAGGAATCAGTTTTATTTTAACCGGACTTATGGGTATTGCATTCATGAGTTTCATGGGAATTAAATTCTAA
- a CDS encoding NADH:ubiquinone reductase (Na(+)-transporting) subunit D — MSTTEVKKAPKEGLFSKKNRKLITDPLNDSNPVTVQVLGICSALAVTVQVKNAFVMAASVTAVTILGNVLMSLMRNIVPNRIRIIVQLVVVAALVIIVDQTLKAFVYDVSKQLSVFVGLIITNCIIMGRIEAFALGNKPWPSVLDGLGNGLGYGIVLMTLGVVRELFGSGKLWGAQVLPESWIYSVNNPDGWYVLNNFIILPPMALMLVGLYIWIQRARNTKLIES; from the coding sequence ATGAGTACTACAGAGGTTAAAAAAGCTCCCAAAGAAGGGCTCTTCTCTAAGAAAAACAGAAAACTGATTACAGATCCGTTGAATGATTCTAACCCGGTTACCGTTCAGGTATTGGGAATTTGTTCTGCACTTGCTGTAACCGTTCAAGTAAAAAATGCATTCGTAATGGCTGCATCCGTTACAGCAGTAACCATTCTCGGAAACGTATTGATGTCCTTAATGCGAAATATCGTTCCTAACCGTATTCGTATTATCGTACAGTTGGTTGTTGTTGCTGCGTTGGTAATTATTGTTGACCAAACCCTGAAGGCTTTCGTTTATGACGTAAGTAAACAACTTTCGGTATTCGTTGGTCTTATCATTACCAACTGTATCATTATGGGACGTATTGAGGCTTTTGCTTTAGGAAACAAACCTTGGCCTTCTGTGTTGGATGGTTTAGGAAACGGACTTGGATACGGTATTGTATTAATGACTTTAGGAGTTGTTCGTGAACTTTTTGGTTCAGGAAAACTTTGGGGAGCACAAGTGTTACCAGAATCATGGATATATTCTGTAAACAATCCTGATGGATGGTATGTACTTAACAACTTTATCATTTTGCCTCCAATGGCATTGATGCTGGTTGGACTCTACATTTGGATCCAACGCGCCCGCAATACCAAACTCATTGAATCCTAA
- the nqrC gene encoding NADH:ubiquinone reductase (Na(+)-transporting) subunit C has translation MNKDSNAYTIIFAFVMCVVVGTALVLVAQLLKPFQDANILNDKKQNILAALQIKTDLKGAEAKFNEHVKEAIILNAKGEAIDPATLGGDPIKAALDINALTEFKDKKPEERKYPLFVCEKESKTYFVMPVGGLGLWAGIWGYVSVEADMNTVAGASFDHKSETPGLGAEITTDFFEGQFPGKKLNDETGNFVSIRVVKPGTPQTEHTVDGISGGTFTSKGVDEMLTRCLSVYSVYFKSMSNSVTATN, from the coding sequence ATTAATAAAGACAGTAACGCCTATACCATCATCTTCGCATTTGTAATGTGCGTGGTGGTTGGAACAGCTTTAGTGCTGGTTGCACAATTGCTGAAACCATTTCAGGATGCCAACATTCTGAATGATAAAAAGCAAAATATCCTGGCTGCTCTTCAAATCAAAACGGATTTAAAAGGAGCAGAAGCGAAATTTAATGAACACGTAAAAGAAGCGATCATCCTCAATGCAAAAGGTGAAGCTATCGATCCGGCAACCTTGGGTGGCGATCCGATTAAGGCGGCATTAGATATTAATGCGTTGACCGAATTCAAGGATAAAAAACCGGAAGAGCGTAAATACCCGCTGTTTGTTTGCGAAAAAGAAAGCAAAACCTATTTCGTAATGCCGGTAGGGGGATTAGGACTTTGGGCTGGTATCTGGGGCTATGTATCTGTAGAAGCAGATATGAATACCGTAGCAGGTGCCTCTTTCGATCACAAGAGTGAAACACCTGGACTTGGAGCTGAAATTACCACCGACTTTTTCGAAGGTCAGTTCCCGGGTAAAAAACTGAACGACGAAACCGGAAATTTCGTTTCCATTCGTGTAGTTAAACCAGGTACACCACAAACTGAACATACTGTAGATGGTATTTCGGGAGGGACATTTACATCTAAAGGTGTAGATGAAATGCTTACCCGTTGCCTGAGTGTGTACAGCGTATATTTTAAATCTATGTCGAACAGCGTAACAGCTACAAACTGA
- a CDS encoding NADH:ubiquinone reductase (Na(+)-transporting) subunit B — MKFLENFVRKLEPSFKEGGKLHKFHPVYDGLATFLFTPDHTTHKGAHIRDGIDLKRTMVTVILALVPAMIFGMWNVGHWHFTALGETASMGDKFIYGLIKVLPIIVVSYAAGLGVEFAFCIAKGHQIQEGFLVSGLLIPLVMPPDVPLWMVALGTIFAVIFAKEVFGGTGMNIVNVALTARAFLFFAYPTFTSGEVWISGDKTKFIDGYTGATNLGHLATLVDNPTQKEAVMTKVATLQDTFLGIEPGSIGETSALAILIGGVILILTGIGSFRIMASMFAGGFVMQSIFNAWGANPYMEVDPMHQLMMGGFMFGMVFMVTDPVTAAQTATGKIIYGFLAGMFSIMIRVFNPAYPEGVMMAILLANVLAPTIDHFVIQSNIKRRLNRAKLKTA, encoded by the coding sequence ATGAAGTTCCTAGAAAATTTTGTCAGAAAGTTAGAGCCATCCTTTAAGGAAGGTGGAAAACTGCATAAGTTCCACCCGGTGTATGATGGTCTTGCTACTTTCTTGTTTACTCCCGACCACACCACCCATAAAGGTGCTCACATTCGTGATGGTATCGACTTAAAACGTACCATGGTTACCGTAATTCTTGCTTTGGTTCCAGCCATGATCTTTGGAATGTGGAATGTGGGTCACTGGCATTTTACGGCATTAGGCGAAACTGCAAGCATGGGCGATAAATTTATTTATGGCTTAATTAAAGTTTTACCAATTATTGTGGTTTCCTATGCAGCAGGATTAGGCGTTGAGTTCGCATTCTGTATTGCAAAAGGACACCAAATTCAGGAAGGATTCCTGGTATCCGGATTATTAATTCCATTGGTGATGCCGCCGGATGTTCCGCTTTGGATGGTTGCTCTTGGAACTATTTTCGCTGTTATTTTTGCGAAAGAAGTATTCGGAGGTACCGGTATGAACATTGTAAACGTTGCCCTTACAGCCCGTGCATTTTTGTTCTTTGCTTATCCTACGTTCACCTCCGGTGAAGTGTGGATCAGTGGCGATAAAACAAAATTCATTGATGGCTATACGGGAGCAACGAACCTCGGACATTTAGCAACGCTGGTTGATAATCCAACTCAAAAAGAAGCAGTGATGACGAAAGTGGCTACGCTTCAGGATACCTTCCTTGGAATTGAACCAGGATCTATCGGAGAAACTTCTGCACTAGCTATTTTAATTGGTGGCGTAATTTTGATCTTAACCGGAATCGGATCATTCAGAATTATGGCTTCCATGTTTGCAGGCGGTTTCGTAATGCAAAGCATTTTCAACGCTTGGGGTGCTAATCCTTATATGGAAGTAGATCCAATGCATCAATTAATGATGGGTGGATTTATGTTTGGTATGGTGTTCATGGTTACCGATCCTGTAACTGCGGCACAAACTGCCACCGGAAAAATAATTTACGGTTTCCTTGCCGGTATGTTCTCCATTATGATTCGCGTCTTTAACCCTGCCTATCCGGAAGGGGTAATGATGGCAATTCTTCTTGCTAACGTTTTGGCACCAACCATCGATCACTTCGTGATTCAATCCAACATCAAACGTCGCCTTAACCGCGCTAAACTTAAAACTGCGTAA
- a CDS encoding Na(+)-translocating NADH-quinone reductase subunit A gives MSKAIKIKRGLNIRLKGEAEKVLVTLPVKGTYAIKPTDFHGLVPKMVVKEGDSVKAGSVLFINKYNDRVRFTSPVSGKVTAVVRGEKRKILEVRIEADAETSYESFPSGDPKGLSREEILNRLLQSGLWAFVRQRPFTSVADPADMPKSIFVSSFDTSPLAPDYDFIVHGQGEDFQLGLDAIAKLTSGKVHLNVNGNLGQSKVFSNSKGVQINTVSGPHPAGNVGVQIHHIDPINKGDVIWYVNPQDLVSIGKFFRTGKADFSKVVALTGSEVKNPKYYRLVAGAPMAQLTEGNLNDSKELRIISGNVLTGTQVAAQGNIGYYDNQVTVIEEGNKLQFFLTKGWMGPGFSKFSLSRTFPTWLMPGKKFSLDTNLNGEERAFVVTGQYEKVFPFDIYPVQLLKAIIVNDLEAMENLGIYEVDPEDFALCEFVCTSKINSQQLVRDGLDLVRKECM, from the coding sequence ATGTCGAAAGCCATTAAAATCAAGCGGGGCCTGAATATCAGGTTAAAAGGCGAGGCCGAAAAAGTTCTCGTTACCCTTCCTGTCAAAGGCACTTACGCGATTAAACCGACCGATTTCCATGGTCTTGTTCCCAAGATGGTTGTAAAAGAAGGTGATTCTGTAAAAGCAGGTTCTGTTCTTTTCATCAACAAGTACAACGACCGAGTTCGCTTTACTTCTCCAGTTAGCGGTAAGGTTACGGCGGTTGTGCGTGGTGAAAAACGTAAAATTCTTGAAGTTCGTATCGAAGCTGATGCAGAAACTTCATATGAGTCATTTCCAAGCGGAGATCCGAAAGGATTAAGTCGCGAAGAAATTCTCAATCGTTTATTGCAATCTGGTTTATGGGCCTTCGTTCGTCAGCGTCCGTTTACCAGTGTAGCCGATCCGGCCGACATGCCCAAATCGATTTTCGTAAGTTCTTTCGATACATCACCACTTGCTCCAGATTACGATTTTATCGTTCACGGTCAGGGCGAAGATTTCCAATTGGGATTAGACGCTATTGCGAAATTAACTTCCGGAAAAGTTCATTTAAACGTGAATGGAAATCTGGGTCAATCCAAAGTGTTTTCTAACTCCAAGGGAGTTCAAATTAATACCGTATCTGGTCCACATCCGGCTGGAAATGTCGGTGTACAAATCCACCATATCGATCCCATTAACAAGGGCGATGTAATTTGGTATGTAAATCCACAGGATTTGGTTTCTATCGGTAAGTTTTTCAGAACCGGTAAAGCTGATTTCAGTAAAGTGGTTGCATTAACCGGATCTGAAGTAAAAAATCCAAAATATTACCGTTTGGTAGCAGGTGCTCCAATGGCACAACTTACCGAAGGAAATTTGAATGATTCGAAAGAATTGCGCATCATTTCCGGTAATGTGTTAACTGGAACTCAAGTTGCTGCTCAAGGAAATATCGGTTATTATGATAATCAGGTAACGGTTATCGAAGAGGGCAACAAATTACAATTCTTCCTTACCAAAGGATGGATGGGTCCTGGTTTCTCCAAATTTTCATTGTCGCGTACTTTCCCTACCTGGTTAATGCCGGGTAAAAAGTTCAGTTTAGATACCAATCTCAACGGCGAAGAACGCGCTTTTGTAGTTACAGGTCAGTACGAAAAAGTATTCCCATTCGATATTTATCCGGTTCAATTGTTAAAGGCGATTATTGTGAACGACCTTGAAGCAATGGAAAACCTGGGTATTTATGAGGTAGACCCTGAAGATTTTGCGCTGTGCGAATTCGTTTGTACTTCCAAAATCAACTCCCAGCAGTTGGTTCGCGATGGGCTCGACCTCGTACGTAAAGAATGCATGTAA
- a CDS encoding DUF5103 domain-containing protein — translation MSYFMLTSNIRSILLFSTTLGILATACNPGGQADPNSGVVGTDPYVEPVNELIYNDHVYKKSIHTPMCYKTGFPLNPPVIALLSDESVTISFDDFDANVKDLYYSIIHCDADWNPSGMMEQEFLDGFFTYNVTNYKYSFNTYQNYLHYSLQIPNEKTKIRKSGNYLVKIFANNDQNQLVLTRRFMVYENGVNIQHQYKRPQDPEYRSSKQEIDLTINFGALNVPNPFSDLKVVIQQNNRWDNVVKNIKPMFVKDKELVFDLDEPNIFNGGNEFRFFDLKSLGYNSPNVARVIKDTIPYHILLLNDERRPYKKYMTSFDINGKFLVGNVLSNEPETESDYVWVHFYLPYDQPLDSGNIYLFGALSDWQTKDEFQMKYNYRSNRYEQTVFLKQAYYNYEYVFLSDKSKTVDETLVEGNHFETENNYTILVYFRDMRQNCDRLVGVQFINSNKG, via the coding sequence ATGAGCTATTTTATGTTAACATCCAATATTCGGTCAATCCTCCTATTTTCCACCACGTTAGGAATTCTGGCTACGGCCTGTAATCCCGGAGGTCAGGCCGACCCTAACAGCGGCGTAGTGGGGACAGATCCTTATGTTGAACCGGTTAATGAGTTGATTTACAATGACCATGTGTACAAAAAATCAATTCACACTCCGATGTGCTATAAAACGGGGTTCCCCTTAAACCCACCGGTAATAGCTTTACTTTCTGATGAGAGTGTTACCATCAGTTTTGATGATTTTGATGCCAATGTGAAGGATTTGTACTATTCTATCATTCATTGCGATGCCGATTGGAATCCATCCGGGATGATGGAACAGGAATTTTTGGATGGCTTTTTTACGTATAACGTCACCAACTACAAATATTCCTTTAATACTTATCAAAATTACCTGCATTATTCATTGCAAATTCCCAATGAAAAAACAAAAATCCGTAAATCGGGGAATTACCTGGTAAAAATTTTTGCGAATAATGATCAAAACCAACTAGTCCTTACCCGCCGGTTTATGGTGTATGAAAATGGAGTTAACATTCAACACCAATACAAACGACCTCAGGATCCGGAATACAGAAGCAGTAAACAGGAAATTGATCTAACCATCAATTTCGGTGCATTAAATGTTCCGAATCCATTTTCAGATTTGAAAGTAGTAATCCAACAAAATAATCGCTGGGATAATGTAGTAAAGAACATAAAACCCATGTTTGTAAAGGATAAAGAATTGGTGTTCGATTTGGATGAACCTAATATTTTTAATGGCGGAAATGAGTTTCGTTTTTTCGATTTAAAAAGTCTCGGATACAATTCTCCCAATGTAGCAAGAGTGATTAAAGACACCATTCCGTATCATATTTTATTATTAAACGATGAACGAAGACCGTATAAAAAGTATATGACTTCATTCGACATCAACGGAAAATTTTTGGTTGGAAATGTTTTATCCAACGAACCCGAAACTGAATCGGATTATGTTTGGGTACATTTCTATTTACCCTATGATCAACCGTTGGACAGTGGTAATATTTACTTGTTTGGCGCTTTGAGTGATTGGCAAACCAAGGATGAATTTCAAATGAAATACAATTACCGAAGCAACCGATACGAACAAACCGTATTTCTTAAACAAGCATATTATAACTACGAATACGTGTTTTTGTCCGACAAATCGAAAACCGTTGATGAAACTTTAGTGGAAGGAAATCATTTTGAAACAGAAAACAACTACACTATCCTTGTGTATTTCAGGGATATGCGACAGAACTGTGATCGTTTAGTCGGGGTTCAATTCATTAATTCGAACAAGGGTTAA
- the apaG gene encoding Co2+/Mg2+ efflux protein ApaG produces MVTDISAGVLVSVQMHYEDDLSNPANRHFIYSYKIRLENKNEFPVQLLRRHWYIQDSLGYPREVEGEGVVGQQPHLLPGDSYEYESACNLASDFGLMFGTYLFKNMVDGTLFQVQIPKFQLFTPDRLN; encoded by the coding sequence ATGGTAACTGATATTTCAGCCGGAGTTTTAGTGAGTGTACAAATGCACTATGAAGATGATTTGTCGAATCCGGCGAATCGTCACTTTATTTATTCCTACAAAATCCGACTTGAAAATAAAAATGAATTTCCCGTTCAATTGCTTCGTCGCCATTGGTACATTCAGGATTCACTCGGTTATCCGCGAGAAGTAGAAGGCGAAGGTGTGGTTGGTCAGCAACCCCATTTGTTACCTGGCGACAGTTATGAATATGAATCGGCATGTAACCTGGCCAGTGATTTTGGTTTAATGTTCGGAACCTATTTGTTTAAAAATATGGTTGACGGTACTTTATTTCAAGTACAAATTCCCAAATTTCAATTGTTCACGCCCGACCGGTTAAATTAA
- a CDS encoding nucleoside triphosphate pyrophosphohydrolase family protein, translating to MQDTIDCVREFHDAFLIKNHDNPTLLVKEEEFMLRHRLMLEENEEYLEACKKGDLVEIADALGDQLYILCGTILRHGLQHKIEEVFLEIQRSNMSKLDENGKPIFREDGKVMKSQLYFKPDIARIIHEK from the coding sequence TTGCAGGACACCATTGATTGTGTCCGTGAGTTTCACGATGCTTTCCTGATTAAGAACCACGATAATCCCACTCTTCTTGTAAAGGAAGAGGAATTTATGCTTCGTCACCGTCTGATGCTCGAAGAGAATGAGGAATACCTTGAGGCTTGTAAAAAGGGAGATTTGGTTGAAATTGCAGATGCACTGGGAGATCAGCTTTACATTTTGTGCGGTACAATTTTACGTCATGGACTGCAACATAAAATCGAGGAGGTTTTTCTCGAGATACAACGCAGCAACATGAGCAAGTTGGATGAAAATGGAAAACCGATATTCCGGGAAGATGGTAAAGTGATGAAAAGTCAACTTTATTTTAAACCCGATATTGCCAGAATAATTCATGAAAAATGA
- a CDS encoding MoxR family ATPase, which yields MEMNESGTLGSVNKGFDIRELNEKIQRESAFVDVLSHEMDKVIVGQKYMVERLLIGLLSNGHILLEGVPGLAKTLAIKTLSECIDAKFSRVQFTPDLLPADLVGTMIYNQKKEEFTVKMGPIFANFILADEINRAPAKVQSALLEAMQERQITIGENTYKLPEPFLVLATQNPVEQEGTYPLPEAQVDRFMLKVVLNYPKKEEEKLIIRSNISPEGMPKPNKVLSPETIVSARKLVREVYMDEKIEQYIVDIIHATRYPGQCGLSKIEPLISFGGSPRASINLALAAKAYAFIRRRGYVIPEDVRSVCHDVLRHRIGLSFEAEAENISVESIINEILNKVEVP from the coding sequence ATGGAAATGAATGAAAGCGGAACTCTTGGTTCGGTAAATAAAGGGTTCGACATCCGGGAGCTGAATGAAAAAATTCAGCGCGAAAGTGCTTTTGTGGATGTGCTGAGTCACGAAATGGATAAAGTGATTGTTGGCCAAAAATACATGGTGGAACGATTACTCATTGGATTGTTGTCTAACGGACATATTTTGCTTGAAGGTGTTCCGGGTCTTGCAAAAACGCTGGCCATTAAAACGCTTTCGGAATGTATCGATGCGAAATTCAGTCGCGTTCAATTCACCCCCGACTTATTACCGGCCGACTTAGTGGGGACCATGATTTACAATCAGAAAAAGGAAGAGTTTACAGTTAAAATGGGTCCCATTTTTGCCAATTTCATTCTTGCGGATGAAATTAACCGTGCTCCGGCAAAAGTTCAAAGTGCTTTGTTGGAGGCCATGCAGGAACGACAAATCACCATTGGTGAAAACACCTATAAATTACCCGAACCATTTTTAGTTCTTGCCACCCAAAATCCGGTTGAGCAAGAAGGAACGTATCCACTTCCAGAAGCGCAGGTGGATCGTTTTATGTTGAAGGTGGTTTTAAACTATCCCAAAAAAGAAGAAGAAAAACTTATTATTCGTTCCAATATCTCTCCGGAAGGTATGCCGAAACCGAATAAGGTTTTATCTCCTGAAACCATTGTATCGGCAAGAAAATTGGTGCGGGAAGTTTATATGGACGAAAAAATTGAACAGTATATCGTAGATATCATTCACGCAACACGATATCCGGGTCAATGTGGTTTATCCAAAATTGAACCACTGATTAGTTTTGGAGGTTCTCCGCGTGCGTCCATTAATCTTGCATTGGCAGCAAAAGCTTATGCCTTTATTCGCCGAAGAGGATATGTCATTCCAGAAGATGTGCGTTCTGTTTGTCACGATGTGTTGCGTCACCGTATCGGATTAAGTTTCGAAGCTGAAGCAGAAAACATCAGTGTAGAAAGCATCATCAATGAAATTCTCAATAAAGTAGAAGTTCCTTAA
- a CDS encoding DUF58 domain-containing protein translates to MDTRELLKKVRKIEIKTKGLSEQIFSGEYHSAFKGRGMAFSEVREYLPGDDIRAIDWNVTARFNHPYIKVFEEERELTVMLLIDLSASSEFGTNKQFKRELIAELSAVIAFSAMKNNDKIGAILFTDKIEKFIPPKKGKSHVLRIVSEIISTEPTQKGTSLNVPLTYLINAIKKRSIAFLISDFISNESFYDVLKIASRKHDLVALEIADQREKSIPNLGLIQIRDNESGKVRWIHTGIPSVRRSFAKKASEQSKMVMQQLQKSGVDHVQILTGENYVKPLMNLFKKRNR, encoded by the coding sequence ATGGATACACGTGAGTTATTAAAGAAAGTCAGAAAGATCGAAATCAAGACCAAAGGCTTGAGCGAGCAGATTTTTTCCGGCGAATACCATTCCGCATTTAAGGGACGTGGAATGGCCTTTAGTGAGGTGCGTGAATATTTGCCCGGCGATGATATCCGTGCGATTGACTGGAACGTAACAGCGCGTTTTAATCATCCCTACATTAAAGTTTTTGAAGAAGAAAGAGAATTAACCGTAATGCTTTTGATTGACCTTTCTGCGTCTTCAGAATTTGGAACCAATAAGCAATTCAAGCGCGAGCTTATTGCCGAACTATCTGCCGTTATTGCATTTTCTGCAATGAAAAACAATGATAAAATCGGAGCAATTTTATTTACAGATAAAATCGAAAAATTTATTCCGCCTAAAAAAGGGAAAAGTCACGTTTTGCGAATTGTAAGTGAAATCATTTCCACCGAACCCACGCAAAAAGGGACATCGCTCAATGTTCCCCTCACCTACCTGATTAATGCCATTAAAAAAAGGAGCATTGCCTTTCTCATTTCTGATTTTATTTCGAACGAATCCTTCTATGACGTACTAAAAATTGCCTCCAGAAAACATGATTTGGTGGCACTTGAAATAGCCGACCAGCGGGAAAAATCTATTCCTAATCTGGGGCTGATTCAAATACGCGATAATGAATCAGGAAAAGTAAGATGGATTCATACAGGAATTCCTTCCGTTCGCAGGTCCTTTGCTAAAAAAGCAAGTGAACAATCAAAAATGGTTATGCAACAATTGCAAAAATCCGGAGTGGATCATGTGCAAATTCTAACCGGTGAAAATTATGTAAAACCTTTAATGAATTTATTCAAGAAAAGAAACCGATGA
- a CDS encoding VWA domain-containing protein, with the protein MKDEKWLDFHWFSYSFAEKEYLWLLLIIPVLIAWKWYQHKKSSVVLNFSSTQSFSDTSTFWNWIPPILYGIKMAGLALLIIAFARPQMNDDEVIRKQTSEGIDIVMAIDISGSMLAEDFKPNRLEVAKEVAIDFIKKRPNDRIGLVVYEGQAFTQCPLTTDHSVLIRLFNDVETGMIQDGTAIGMGLATAVNRLAESDGKSKVVILLTDGVNNQGNIDPLTAAEIAKEYNVRVYTIGVGKNGMAPFPMVDMFGRKTTTMMEVKIDEEVMKSIAEMTDGKYFRAENKKKLEDIYKEIDQMEKTKIRVTEFKMDPPEMFHSFVFVGLLLIAAEYLIRRLILSAPNE; encoded by the coding sequence ATGAAAGATGAAAAATGGTTAGATTTTCATTGGTTCAGCTATTCATTTGCTGAAAAGGAATACCTATGGCTTCTTCTTATTATTCCAGTTTTGATAGCCTGGAAATGGTATCAGCATAAGAAGTCTTCCGTTGTTTTAAATTTCTCCTCTACCCAATCTTTTTCAGATACAAGCACTTTTTGGAATTGGATTCCTCCAATTTTATACGGCATTAAAATGGCGGGACTCGCACTTTTAATCATCGCCTTTGCTCGTCCGCAAATGAACGACGATGAAGTCATACGGAAACAAACCAGTGAAGGAATTGATATTGTAATGGCCATTGATATATCAGGTAGTATGCTGGCAGAAGATTTTAAGCCCAATCGACTGGAAGTTGCAAAAGAGGTGGCGATTGACTTTATAAAAAAACGTCCGAACGATCGTATTGGCTTAGTGGTTTACGAGGGACAGGCATTCACGCAATGTCCATTAACAACCGACCATTCTGTGCTTATTCGTTTGTTTAACGATGTAGAAACAGGAATGATTCAGGATGGTACGGCCATTGGGATGGGACTGGCAACTGCTGTGAACCGACTGGCGGAAAGCGATGGAAAAAGTAAAGTGGTTATTTTACTCACTGATGGAGTAAATAATCAGGGAAATATTGATCCTCTAACCGCTGCAGAAATAGCCAAAGAATACAATGTAAGAGTATATACCATTGGTGTAGGAAAAAACGGAATGGCCCCTTTTCCGATGGTGGATATGTTTGGAAGAAAAACCACCACCATGATGGAAGTAAAAATCGACGAAGAGGTGATGAAGTCGATTGCCGAAATGACCGATGGAAAATATTTCCGTGCAGAGAATAAAAAGAAGCTGGAGGATATCTATAAGGAAATTGACCAAATGGAGAAAACAAAAATAAGAGTGACGGAATTTAAAATGGATCCACCTGAAATGTTCCATTCCTTTGTTTTTGTTGGACTCCTTTTAATTGCTGCAGAATATCTAATTCGACGTTTAATATTATCTGCCCCCAATGAATAA